A window of Amycolatopsis australiensis contains these coding sequences:
- a CDS encoding sodium-translocating pyrophosphatase: MSRQFLAEGGSITLSGGGYTIVGVVAVVALAALVIGYVLLKEVLAAGQGTAKMQDIAKAVQEGAAAYLKRQRNTLAIFGVIVFLLLFVLPADDWNEKIGRSIFFLVGAGFSFAIGYLGMWLATQANLRVAAASREEGGREKAMRVAFRTGGVVGMITVGLGLFGAAVVVLVYTGQAPKVLEGFGFGAALIAMFMRVGGGIFTKAADVGADLVGKVEQGIPEDDPRNAATIADNVGDNVGDCAGMAADLFESYAVMLVAALILGSTAFGVHGLIFPLIVPAIGVVTAVIGVYITRARAGEGGLVTINRSFYISAVISAVLSAIAAFVYLPSSFSDFGGDFAKTSGNPAVIATVAVIIGIVLAAIILKLTGYYTGTEYKPVKDVGKTSETGPATVILSGISVGFESAVYTALVIGAAVFGAYLLGGGVALFAVALAGTGLLTTVGVIVAMDTFGPVSDNAQGIAEMSGDVDEKAAQILTELDAVGNTTKAITKGIAIATAVLAATALFGSYSDAITKALSGMGTGVATGVDAAKSFINEVVSPNTLVGVIVGAAVVFLFSGLAVNAVSRAAGAVVFEVRRQFRDIPGIMEGTTRPEYGKVVDIVTRDSLRELTTPGLLAVFAPIAVGFGLGTGALAGYLAGAIACGTLMAIFLANSGGAWDNAKKLVEDGNHGGKGSSAHEATVIGDTVGDPFKDTAGPAINPLIKVMNLVSVLIAPAVVQFSIGPDANTAVRIIISLVAVAVIVAAIVVSKRRGTVISDTPAEVKA, from the coding sequence ATGTCACGGCAGTTCCTCGCGGAGGGCGGGTCCATCACGCTCTCCGGAGGTGGCTACACGATTGTCGGTGTAGTCGCCGTGGTCGCGCTTGCCGCACTCGTCATCGGCTACGTCCTGCTCAAGGAGGTGCTGGCCGCAGGCCAGGGCACCGCCAAGATGCAGGACATCGCCAAGGCGGTGCAGGAAGGCGCGGCCGCATACCTGAAGCGGCAGCGGAACACCCTCGCGATCTTCGGCGTGATCGTGTTCCTCCTGCTCTTCGTGCTTCCCGCCGACGACTGGAACGAGAAGATCGGCCGGTCGATCTTCTTCCTGGTCGGTGCGGGCTTCTCGTTCGCGATCGGCTACCTCGGCATGTGGCTGGCCACGCAGGCGAACCTGCGGGTCGCGGCCGCGTCGCGGGAGGAGGGCGGCCGCGAGAAGGCGATGCGCGTCGCGTTCCGCACCGGTGGCGTGGTCGGCATGATCACCGTCGGCCTCGGCCTCTTCGGTGCCGCGGTCGTCGTGCTCGTCTACACCGGCCAGGCGCCCAAGGTGCTCGAGGGCTTCGGCTTCGGCGCCGCGCTGATCGCGATGTTCATGCGTGTCGGCGGCGGCATCTTCACCAAGGCCGCCGACGTCGGCGCGGACCTGGTCGGCAAGGTCGAGCAGGGCATCCCGGAGGACGACCCGCGCAACGCCGCGACCATCGCGGACAACGTGGGCGACAACGTCGGTGACTGCGCAGGCATGGCCGCGGACCTCTTCGAGTCCTACGCCGTCATGCTGGTCGCCGCGCTGATCCTGGGCAGCACCGCCTTCGGCGTGCACGGCCTGATCTTCCCGCTGATCGTGCCGGCCATCGGTGTCGTCACCGCGGTCATCGGTGTCTACATCACGCGGGCGCGCGCCGGCGAGGGCGGCCTGGTCACGATCAACCGCTCCTTCTACATCTCCGCGGTCATCTCCGCGGTGCTGTCGGCGATCGCGGCGTTCGTGTACCTGCCGAGCAGCTTCTCCGACTTCGGCGGGGACTTCGCCAAGACGTCGGGCAACCCGGCGGTCATCGCGACCGTCGCGGTGATCATCGGCATCGTGCTCGCGGCGATCATCCTGAAGCTGACCGGCTACTACACCGGCACCGAGTACAAGCCGGTCAAGGACGTCGGCAAGACGTCGGAAACCGGCCCGGCGACGGTGATCCTGTCCGGCATCTCGGTCGGGTTCGAGTCCGCTGTGTACACGGCGCTCGTGATCGGCGCGGCGGTCTTCGGCGCCTACCTGCTCGGCGGCGGCGTCGCGCTCTTCGCCGTGGCGCTGGCCGGCACCGGCCTGCTGACCACCGTCGGCGTCATCGTCGCGATGGACACCTTCGGCCCGGTTTCGGACAACGCGCAGGGCATCGCGGAGATGTCCGGCGACGTCGACGAGAAGGCCGCGCAGATCCTCACCGAGCTCGACGCGGTCGGCAACACCACCAAGGCGATCACCAAGGGCATCGCGATCGCCACGGCGGTCCTCGCGGCGACGGCGCTGTTCGGGTCCTACTCGGACGCGATCACCAAGGCGCTGTCGGGCATGGGCACCGGGGTGGCCACCGGTGTCGACGCGGCGAAGTCGTTCATCAACGAGGTCGTCAGCCCGAACACGCTCGTCGGCGTGATCGTCGGCGCGGCCGTGGTGTTCCTCTTCTCCGGTCTCGCGGTGAACGCGGTGTCCCGCGCCGCCGGCGCGGTCGTGTTCGAGGTGCGCCGCCAGTTCCGCGACATCCCGGGGATCATGGAGGGCACCACCCGTCCCGAGTACGGCAAGGTCGTCGACATCGTCACGCGCGACTCGCTGCGTGAGCTGACGACGCCGGGTCTGCTGGCGGTCTTCGCCCCGATCGCGGTCGGCTTCGGCCTCGGCACCGGCGCGCTCGCCGGCTACCTGGCCGGCGCGATCGCCTGCGGCACCCTGATGGCGATCTTCCTCGCCAACTCCGGTGGCGCGTGGGACAACGCGAAGAAGCTGGTCGAGGACGGCAACCACGGCGGCAAGGGCTCGTCCGCGCACGAGGCCACCGTCATCGGTGACACCGTCGGTGACCCGTTCAAGGACACCGCCGGCCCGGCGATCAACCCGCTGATCAAGGTCATGAACCTGGTCTCCGTGCTGATCGCGCCCGCCGTCGTGCAGTTCTCGATCGGCCCGGACGCCAACACCGCGGTCCGCATCATCATCTCGCTGGTCGCGGTCGCCGTGATCGTGGCCGCGATCGTGGTGTCGAAGCGGCGGGGCACCGTCATTTCGGACACGCCGGCCGAGGTCAAGGCCTGA
- a CDS encoding DEAD/DEAH box helicase, with translation MTAGIPSRENPVTHVTDLPGRAARCVPWPSWAHPAVVDALRDCGVSAPWAHQIEAASHAYEGRHVVISTGTASGRAGSPGNVGPLCQARRVDDSRGRRLLGRVTAGIPSRENPVTHVTDLPGRAARCVPWPSWAHPAVVDALRDCGVSAPWAHQIEAASHAYEGRHVVISTGTASGKSLAYQLPVLSRLAAGEKANALYLSPTKALGADQLRSVSSLDVPGVRAASFDGDTPMVERDWVRAHANWVFTNPDMLHRGILSAHGRWATFFRRLSCVVVDECHSYRGVFGSHVALLLRRLRRVAEHYGASPVFVLASATTASPASFASRLTGVPCQAVTEDASPRGARTVVLWEPPLLDELTGENGAPVRRSAGAETSRILADLVVEGARSLAFVRSRRGAELAALGARRILSEVDPALTETVAAYRSGYLPEERRALEAALLSGRLLGVATTNALELGVDIAGLDAVVLAGYPGTLASFWQQAGRAGRAGDSALVVFVARDDPLDTYLVHHPEALLSRPVETAVLDPANPYVLAPQLACAVAELPLTLPELEVFGGSAAQEVLAELAEQKLLRRRSSGWYWTSRDRPHAEVGIRGTGGEQIAVVESDSGRMLGTVDPGSACFAVHPGAVYLHQGASYVVDELDLETGLALVHAENPDWTTTPREIVDISVLSTQEKQDFGGVSVCLGEVAVTSQVVGYLRRRPSGEVLDHTPLDLPEQSLRTRAVWYTISAELLGTEGTRGRRAGSCGAATGTGGAADGEAGTGGHRVGTESVEPAGTGEESLASGRGPAHEGGRAPGGAGLVPARVPGALHAAEHAAIGLLPLFATCDRWDIGGVSTAWHEDTGEATVFVHDGHPGGAGFAERGYAAIVPWLAATREAIVSCECPTGCPSCVQSPKCGNGNDPLDKAGAVAVLETVLGALRQHGA, from the coding sequence GTGACCGCCGGCATCCCGTCGCGCGAGAACCCGGTCACGCACGTCACGGACCTGCCGGGCCGGGCCGCGCGCTGCGTGCCGTGGCCGTCGTGGGCCCACCCGGCGGTGGTGGACGCGCTCCGTGACTGCGGCGTGTCGGCTCCTTGGGCGCACCAGATCGAGGCGGCTTCGCACGCGTACGAGGGCCGGCACGTCGTGATCTCGACCGGCACGGCGTCTGGGAGAGCGGGGTCGCCGGGAAATGTCGGACCCCTGTGCCAAGCTCGGCGGGTGGACGACTCACGTGGGCGGCGGCTGCTGGGGCGGGTGACCGCCGGCATCCCGTCGCGCGAGAACCCGGTCACGCACGTCACGGACCTGCCGGGCCGGGCCGCGCGCTGCGTGCCGTGGCCGTCGTGGGCCCACCCGGCGGTGGTGGACGCGCTCCGTGACTGCGGCGTCTCGGCTCCTTGGGCGCACCAGATCGAGGCGGCTTCGCACGCGTACGAGGGCCGGCACGTCGTGATCTCGACCGGCACGGCGTCGGGCAAGTCGCTGGCCTACCAGCTGCCGGTGCTGTCGCGGCTGGCCGCGGGCGAGAAGGCGAACGCGCTGTACCTGTCGCCGACGAAGGCGCTGGGCGCCGACCAGCTGCGGTCGGTGTCCTCTTTGGACGTTCCGGGCGTCCGGGCGGCGTCGTTCGACGGCGACACCCCGATGGTGGAGCGCGACTGGGTGCGCGCGCACGCCAACTGGGTGTTCACCAACCCGGACATGCTGCACCGCGGGATCCTGTCGGCGCACGGCCGGTGGGCGACGTTCTTCCGGCGGCTCAGCTGTGTGGTGGTCGACGAGTGCCACAGCTACCGCGGCGTCTTCGGGTCGCATGTCGCGTTGCTGCTTCGCCGGCTTCGGCGCGTGGCCGAGCATTACGGTGCTTCGCCGGTGTTCGTCCTCGCTTCGGCGACAACGGCTTCGCCTGCCTCTTTCGCTTCGCGGCTTACCGGTGTTCCGTGTCAAGCCGTGACGGAAGACGCGTCGCCACGCGGCGCCCGGACGGTGGTGTTGTGGGAGCCGCCGTTGCTGGACGAGCTGACCGGGGAGAACGGCGCGCCGGTCCGGCGCTCGGCAGGCGCGGAGACGTCGCGGATCCTGGCCGACCTGGTGGTCGAAGGCGCGCGGTCGCTGGCGTTCGTCCGGTCGCGGCGGGGCGCGGAACTGGCCGCCCTGGGTGCGCGTCGCATACTGTCCGAAGTGGACCCGGCGCTGACGGAAACCGTTGCGGCGTACAGGTCTGGTTACCTGCCGGAGGAGCGGCGCGCGTTGGAGGCGGCGTTGCTGTCAGGGCGGCTGCTGGGGGTCGCGACGACGAACGCGCTGGAACTCGGCGTCGACATCGCGGGGCTCGACGCCGTGGTGCTGGCGGGCTACCCGGGGACGCTCGCGTCGTTCTGGCAGCAGGCGGGGCGCGCCGGGCGCGCCGGTGATTCGGCGCTCGTGGTGTTCGTCGCGCGGGACGACCCGCTCGACACGTACCTGGTACACCACCCGGAGGCGTTGCTTTCGCGGCCGGTGGAGACGGCGGTGCTCGACCCGGCGAACCCGTACGTGCTGGCGCCGCAGCTCGCGTGCGCCGTGGCCGAGCTGCCGCTGACGCTGCCCGAGCTGGAGGTGTTCGGTGGTTCGGCGGCCCAGGAAGTGCTGGCCGAGCTGGCGGAGCAGAAGCTGCTGCGGCGGCGGTCGAGCGGCTGGTACTGGACGTCACGCGACCGGCCGCACGCCGAGGTGGGGATCCGCGGGACCGGCGGCGAGCAGATCGCGGTGGTCGAGTCGGACTCCGGCCGGATGCTGGGGACGGTCGATCCGGGGTCGGCGTGCTTCGCGGTGCACCCCGGCGCGGTGTACCTGCACCAGGGGGCGTCGTACGTCGTCGACGAGCTGGACCTGGAGACGGGGCTGGCGCTGGTGCACGCGGAGAACCCGGACTGGACGACGACACCGCGCGAGATCGTCGACATCTCCGTGCTGAGCACGCAGGAAAAGCAGGACTTCGGCGGGGTGAGCGTGTGCCTTGGCGAGGTGGCGGTGACGTCCCAGGTGGTCGGCTACCTGCGGCGACGTCCGTCCGGTGAGGTGCTGGACCACACGCCGCTGGACCTGCCGGAGCAGAGCCTGCGCACGCGCGCGGTCTGGTACACGATCTCGGCGGAGCTGCTCGGGACCGAGGGCACGCGCGGGCGGCGTGCCGGATCCTGCGGCGCTGCGACCGGGACCGGGGGTGCGGCCGATGGCGAGGCGGGGACCGGGGGCCATCGGGTGGGGACCGAATCCGTGGAGCCGGCGGGGACCGGAGAGGAGTCCCTGGCGAGCGGTCGGGGGCCCGCTCACGAGGGTGGCAGGGCACCGGGGGGTGCCGGTTTGGTTCCGGCACGGGTCCCCGGTGCCCTGCATGCCGCCGAGCACGCGGCGATCGGCCTGCTACCGCTGTTCGCTACGTGCGACCGGTGGGACATCGGCGGGGTGAGCACCGCGTGGCACGAAGACACCGGGGAGGCGACGGTGTTCGTGCATGACGGCCATCCCGGGGGTGCGGGATTCGCCGAACGCGGTTATGCCGCGATTGTCCCGTGGCTGGCCGCAACGCGGGAGGCGATCGTCTCCTGCGAGTGCCCGACGGGATGCCCGTCCTGCGTCCAGTCGCCGAAGTGCGGGAACGGCAACGATCCGCTGGACAAGGCGGGGGCGGTGGCCGTTCTGGAAACCGTGCTCGGGGCGTTGCGTCAACACGGCGCCTAG
- a CDS encoding S1 family peptidase: protein MTRRLLGALFTAVTATVLLGVTPANAAAADFAGTVALSNCSGSVVKPASTPDTAPALVMSNGHCLETGFPGPGEVITNRASSRTFTLLTASGGSKATLRARKIVYATMTDTDVSLYQLTTTYAQIKSSYGISPLELSSAHPAAGAAIDVVSGYWKRIYSCSIDGFVYRLKEGSWTWKDSIRYTSACQTIGGTSGSPIVSGGKVVGVNNTGNEDGERCTENNPCEVDQAGTVTVHYKTNYGQETYGIPACLTAASEIALSQAGCTLPRP from the coding sequence ATGACCCGACGCCTGCTCGGCGCCCTGTTCACCGCCGTGACCGCCACAGTATTACTAGGAGTCACTCCGGCGAATGCGGCGGCGGCCGACTTCGCCGGCACCGTGGCGCTGTCCAACTGCTCGGGTTCGGTGGTCAAGCCCGCGTCGACCCCGGACACCGCGCCCGCGCTCGTCATGTCCAACGGGCACTGCCTCGAGACCGGGTTCCCCGGCCCGGGTGAGGTGATCACCAACCGCGCGTCGAGCCGGACGTTCACGCTCCTCACGGCCAGCGGCGGCAGCAAGGCGACGCTGCGCGCCAGGAAGATCGTGTACGCGACGATGACCGACACCGACGTGTCGCTCTACCAGCTCACCACCACCTACGCGCAGATCAAGTCCAGCTACGGGATCTCGCCGCTGGAGCTGTCCAGCGCCCACCCGGCCGCCGGCGCCGCGATCGACGTCGTCTCCGGGTACTGGAAGCGCATCTACTCCTGCTCCATCGACGGGTTCGTGTACCGGCTGAAGGAGGGCAGCTGGACCTGGAAGGACTCCATCCGCTACACCTCCGCCTGCCAGACCATCGGCGGCACGTCGGGCTCGCCGATCGTCTCCGGCGGCAAGGTCGTCGGCGTCAACAACACCGGCAACGAGGACGGTGAGCGCTGCACCGAGAACAACCCGTGTGAGGTCGACCAGGCCGGCACCGTGACCGTGCACTACAAGACGAACTACGGCCAGGAGACCTACGGTATTCCGGCCTGCCTCACCGCGGCCAGCGAAATCGCCCTCTCCCAGGCCGGCTGCACACTCCCCCGGCCCTGA